The Stomoxys calcitrans chromosome 3, idStoCalc2.1, whole genome shotgun sequence genome includes a region encoding these proteins:
- the LOC106085099 gene encoding angiotensin-converting enzyme-related protein: MRHFIWIGCLTLLSLKLFNLALAAPDSCSAEFPEIQKFFENQGELLRQRKHLENLAVYEYNTNVTEENRLHMIAISARNALENVKAVQLVRSHHYEEIADPCIKRLAQYSSEIGADILDAHDFDTFQNAISKMQSNYASTKVCSYKDASDCSLSLEPHIQERLSNSRDPKELAHYWKEWHDKAGTPMREHFAKYVELINKAAKLNGYASNAEYWIHHYEDPNFEKNLDAAYQAILPLYRELHGYVRQRLLNHYGPEVVAADGNIPMHLLGNMWGQQWDQIIELLKPYPNKEFVDVTAEMKKQGYTVKKMFELGDEFFQSLGMRALPHSFWNLSVLEKPEDRTIVCHASAWDLYEDSDVRIKMCTEVDTYYLYVVHHELGHIQYYLLYESQPTVFRDAPNPGFHEAVGDVIALSVSSQKHLHAIGLVPEPELDEESRINELFRTSLKKVVFLPFAYIMDKYRYSVFRNEFKESSWNCAFWQMRSEYTGIEPPVHRDDKDFDPPAKYHLSADVEYLRYFAAHIFQFQFHKSLCQKAGQYEAGNPHKTLDNCDIYKSKEAGHAFKHFLSAGSSRHWTEVLKEFTGETIMDPSALLEYFEPLRVWLKEENRKQKVTVGWGNTDKVPHSC; encoded by the exons ATGCGACACTTCATTTGGATAGGGTGTTTGACCCTACTTTCTTTAAAG CTTTTTAATCTTGCTTTGGCTGCGCCAGATTCTTGTTCTGCTGAATTTccagaaattcaaaaattcttcGAAAACCAAGGAGAGCTTTTAAGGCAACGTAAACATCTTGAAAATCTGGCTGTTTACGAATACAACACCAATGTAACCGAAGAGAATCGTTTGCATATGATTGCCATAAGTGCTCGCAATGCTTTGGAGAATGTTAAAGCCGTCCAATTGGTGCGGAGTCACCATTATGAGGAGATTGCAGATCCATGTATAAAAAGGTTGGCTCAATACTCTTCGGAAATAGGGGCAGATATTTTGGATGCCCATGACTTTGATACATTCCAAAATGCCATCAGTAAAATGCAATCAAATTATGCCAGCACCAAAGTGTGCTCCTACAAAGATGCCAGCGATTGTAGCTTGAGTTTGGAACCCCATATACAGGAGCGCCTTTCGAATAGTCGTGATCCCAAAGAGCTGGCTCATTATTGGAAGGAATGGCACGATAAGGCTGGAACACCAATGAGAGAACATTTTGCTAAATATGTTGAGCTGATTAACAAAGCAGCCAAATTGAATG GTTATGCCTCGAATGCTGAGTACTGGATTCATCACTATGAAgatcccaattttgagaaaaatttagaTGCGGCTTATCAAGCCATTTTACCACTCTATCGCGAACTACATGGCTACGTTCGCCAACGCCTTTTGAATCACTATGGACCTGAGGTAGTGGCTGCCGATGGCAATATTCCCATGCATCTTCTGGGCAACATGTGGGGTCAGCAATGGGATCAAATCATAGAACTGCTTAAACCCTACCCCAATAAAGAGTTTGTTGATGTCACTGCGGAAATGAAAAAACAGGGCTACACTGTTAAGAAAATGTTTGAGTTGGGTGATGAATTTTTCCAGTCCTTGGGCATGCGTGCCTTGCCACATTCATTTTGGAATTTAAGTGTTTTGGAAAAACCCGAAGATCGTACCATTGTGTGTCATGCCTCTGCTTGGGATCTTTATGAGGATAGTGATGTTCGCATCAAAATGTGTACCGAGGTAGATACCTACTATTTGTATGTGGTACATCATGAGTTGGGACACATTCAATACTATTTGCTATATGAGAGTCAGCCAACTGTCTTTCGTGATGCACCCAATCCAGGCTTTCATGAGGCTGTAGGCGATGTTATAGCCTTGTCGGTGTCCTCGCAAAAGCATTTACATGCCATTGGTCTGGTGCCAGAGCCTGAATTGGATGAAGAGTCGCGTATCAATGAATTATTTAGAACG TCCTTGAAAAAAGTTGTCTTCCTTCCTTTTGCCTATATAATGGACAAATATCGTTATTCAGTTTTTCGCAATGAATTCAAAGAATCATCCTGGAATTGTGCCTTTTGGCAAATGCGGTCCGAGTATACAGGCATTGAGCCCCCAGTACATCGTGATGATAAAGATTTTGATCCTCCAGCAAAATATCATTTATCGGCTGATGTAGAATATCTGCGTTACTTTGCTGctcatattttccaatttcagttcCATAAATCATTGTGCCAAAAGGCTGGACAATATGAAGCCGGAAATCCACACAAGACATTGGACAATTGTGATATTTATAAGAGTAAAGAAGCTGGTCATGCTTTTAa ACACTTCCTATCAGCTGGCAGTTCTCGTCATTGGACTGAAGTTTTAAAAGAGTTTACCGGTGAAACTATCATGGACCCTTCGGCTTTACTGGAATATTTCGAACCCTTGCGCGTATGGCTTAAAGAGGAAAATCGCAAACAAAAAGTGACTGTTGGATGGGGAAACACAGACA AGGTTCCTCATTCCTGTTAG